The stretch of DNA ACCTGTTTGCCACCAATGCCGACATGCGCCAGGACAGCGACGGCCCCGCCCGCCTAGAGCTTACCCGCCGCTGCCTGAACGACTTGAACCTGCTATAGCCTCAAGGCAAACGTCGTCCACCAGGGTCTGCTATGGCCACCATTTTCTATACCGCAACCAGCTTAGATGGCTTTATTGCCGACCCCAACAACTCCCTCGACTGGCTGTTTCAGTTCGGCGAGCTAGAGCCAAACACCTTTGACGACTTTCTGGCCGGGGTGGGGGCGATCGCGATGGGTTCGACCACCTACCAGTGGATCTACGACCACGACTTTGGGGACGCCGACAATCCCCAGCCCTGGCCCTACCCGATGCCCGCCTGGGTGTTCACCTCGCGCCAGCTGCCCGAGATTACCGGTGCCGACGTGCGCTGTGTGGGCGGCGACGTGCGGCCCATCCATGCCGAGATGGCGATCGCCGCCGGGGACAAAAATCTGTGGATTGTCGGCGGCGGCGACCTGGCGGGGCAGTTTTACGATGCTGGTCTGCTGGATGAAATGGTGGTGCAGATTGCCTCGGTCACGCTGGGCGGCGGTGCGCCGCTGTTTCCCCGCCGCGTGGATCCACCGCTCAAGCTGCTGTCGGCCAGAACCTATGGCCAGAATTTTGTTGAGCTGCGCTACAGCGTGGTGCCACCGCGATCAGCAGTTTAGGCAGACATCAAATAGCAGATCAGAACGCTGCCCTGCACCAGAGAACCTACGAGCACTACGGGTTGGAGCGATGCTGGCTAATCTAGGGCTGTCGTCAATTCCAATTGATTCGGTGCACCTGGATTTGCCTGAATTAGCCTGGCAGCGCTTGCTCAGGTTCCTTTGAAGCTGCGATCGCTGCTTTGCTGTCGCTGCGGTTGCGTAGCTTTTGGGCCTTAGCGGTCAAATCCTGGAAGAAATCAGTTTCCACAATTTCTTTGA from Leptolyngbya sp. KIOST-1 encodes:
- a CDS encoding dihydrofolate reductase family protein — encoded protein: MATIFYTATSLDGFIADPNNSLDWLFQFGELEPNTFDDFLAGVGAIAMGSTTYQWIYDHDFGDADNPQPWPYPMPAWVFTSRQLPEITGADVRCVGGDVRPIHAEMAIAAGDKNLWIVGGGDLAGQFYDAGLLDEMVVQIASVTLGGGAPLFPRRVDPPLKLLSARTYGQNFVELRYSVVPPRSAV